The Pirellulales bacterium genome has a window encoding:
- a CDS encoding prenyltransferase/squalene oxidase repeat-containing protein, with amino-acid sequence MTRRKSSMAWTSFALAILVVAAESSVARAAGLDAKTQKFISRGLDWLANSQSSRGHWAAGEGRYPTSMTALSATALLLEGSTTTQGKYQKNIKKAVDYLVSRSRTTGLIGDPNTDDRYTYGHGFSMLFLSQVLGEEEDEDRRRELIKVLTKAVEFSGRAQTDEGGWGYVSAKDGNGFDEGSTTITQVQGLRGCRNAGIPVPKEIIDKAIKYIRKCTMDDGGVQYSSKGGGGRPAISAAAIACLFNAGDYDDQIVPKMLSYADKNLSNISNQGFGHWHYAHYYYSQVMYREGGKKWESYRDKIYPRIVSEATDDGRNGIYWTQGYVGPVYTTATNLTILQLENNSLPIYQR; translated from the coding sequence ATGACACGTCGCAAATCAAGCATGGCTTGGACGAGCTTCGCGTTGGCCATTTTGGTCGTTGCTGCCGAAAGTTCTGTGGCACGTGCGGCGGGACTCGACGCGAAGACGCAAAAGTTCATTTCGCGGGGACTCGATTGGCTGGCAAACAGCCAATCCTCGCGCGGGCATTGGGCTGCCGGCGAAGGGCGCTACCCGACTTCGATGACGGCGCTTTCGGCCACGGCCCTGCTGCTGGAAGGCTCGACGACCACCCAGGGAAAATATCAGAAGAATATCAAGAAGGCAGTGGATTATCTCGTCAGCCGAAGCCGCACGACCGGGCTCATCGGCGATCCGAACACCGACGACCGCTATACCTATGGCCACGGCTTCTCGATGCTGTTTCTTTCGCAGGTGCTCGGCGAAGAGGAGGATGAAGACCGCCGCAGGGAATTGATCAAGGTGCTCACCAAGGCGGTTGAATTCTCCGGCCGCGCCCAAACCGACGAAGGGGGCTGGGGCTACGTGAGCGCCAAGGACGGCAACGGCTTCGATGAAGGCTCGACCACCATCACGCAAGTGCAAGGACTGCGCGGCTGTCGAAACGCCGGCATTCCAGTTCCCAAGGAAATCATCGACAAGGCGATCAAGTACATCCGCAAATGCACGATGGACGATGGCGGCGTACAGTATAGTTCCAAGGGGGGCGGCGGCCGGCCGGCAATCAGTGCCGCCGCGATCGCCTGCCTTTTCAACGCCGGCGATTACGACGACCAAATCGTCCCCAAGATGCTCTCCTACGCCGACAAGAACCTGAGCAATATCTCCAATCAGGGCTTTGGCCACTGGCATTATGCCCATTACTACTATTCTCAGGTGATGTATCGCGAAGGAGGCAAGAAGTGGGAGTCCTATCGCGACAAGATTTATCCCCGGATCGTCTCCGAAGCCACCGACGACGGCCGCAATGGCATCTATTGGACCCAGGGCTACGTCGGCCCCGTCTACACCACCGCCACGAATCTCACGATTCTGCAATTGGAAAACAACAGCTTGCCCATTTATCAACGTTGA